A window of Cytobacillus sp. FSL H8-0458 genomic DNA:
TAATAGTGATCACTCGGGACCGTGAGAGGGCCGAAGTCACCCGTCAGTTTGCTGACAATACCTTCTGCTGCTTCGCGATTTTCAGCAAGGTAATCTTCATCCCATTGCTGGCCGTTAATATACAGCTGGTCATTCTTCATTTCCAGTTCATCACCTGGGAAACCTATTAATCTCTTTACATAGTTCTTTTCATCGCCCCTGATGATGACAATATCGCCTCTGTTCAGTTCTTCAAATTTATTTACAAAGATTTTTTCCTCGTCATGAAGGGTCGGATCCATGGAGGCTCCTTCCACATAGTATGGTGAAAAAAGAAAGACCCTGATGACCAG
This region includes:
- the lepB gene encoding signal peptidase I, whose product is MNKHEIASWLKSLLIAFGLALVIRVFLFSPYYVEGASMDPTLHDEEKIFVNKFEELNRGDIVIIRGDEKNYVKRLIGFPGDELEMKNDQLYINGQQWDEDYLAENREAAEGIVSKLTGDFGPLTVPSDHYYVMGDNRLVSLDSRNGLGFIEKERIVGVSEFVWYPFTSMRKVD